From a single Bacillus pumilus genomic region:
- a CDS encoding thiazole biosynthesis adenylyltransferase ThiF — translation MSTRYSRQELFPPIGTEGQKRLSDSKAVIIGAGALGTASAEMLVRAGVGSVTILDRDYIEWSNLQRQQLYTEQDVLERLPKAVAAEKRLRQINSDVIVKGIVVDVTAHQIDELVSGASMIVDAADNFEVRMIANDAAIKHQIPFLYGACVASYGIQFTVIPGETPCLHCLLEHLPAQGMTCDTAGIISPVVQQVAAYQVADALKYLTGHQVTPILRSFDLWTNERSDIRSASSLKKKQCPSCGLKTYPFLSYDRSAKADVLCGRNTVQIRSAAETPPPLHEVALRLKKAGMDVLENPYLLSCQKDEYKLVLFKDGRALVHGTNDMAKARTIYHQWIG, via the coding sequence GTGAGCACACGTTATTCTCGACAAGAGCTTTTTCCGCCAATCGGTACAGAGGGGCAAAAGCGATTAAGTGACTCAAAGGCCGTCATTATTGGGGCAGGAGCACTTGGAACAGCTAGTGCTGAAATGCTCGTTCGGGCTGGCGTCGGATCTGTCACTATTTTGGATCGAGATTATATTGAATGGAGCAATCTTCAGCGCCAGCAGCTATACACAGAGCAAGATGTGCTGGAGCGGCTGCCAAAGGCTGTAGCGGCTGAAAAAAGACTCAGGCAGATAAATAGTGACGTGATCGTCAAAGGAATCGTCGTCGATGTGACCGCTCATCAAATTGATGAACTTGTCAGCGGCGCGTCGATGATCGTTGATGCAGCGGATAACTTTGAGGTGAGGATGATTGCGAATGATGCTGCGATCAAACATCAAATTCCGTTTCTTTATGGAGCTTGTGTCGCCAGCTATGGTATTCAGTTTACTGTTATTCCTGGTGAGACGCCGTGTTTGCACTGCCTGCTTGAACATTTACCCGCACAAGGCATGACCTGTGACACAGCCGGTATCATTAGTCCAGTGGTACAGCAGGTGGCGGCATATCAAGTGGCAGATGCACTGAAGTATTTAACAGGTCATCAAGTGACGCCGATTTTAAGATCGTTTGATTTATGGACGAATGAGCGATCTGACATTCGGTCTGCCAGCTCCTTAAAGAAGAAGCAATGTCCAAGCTGTGGACTGAAGACATATCCATTTCTCTCCTATGACCGCAGTGCGAAGGCAGATGTACTATGCGGACGTAATACGGTACAAATCCGCAGTGCAGCTGAAACTCCGCCGCCATTACACGAAGTGGCCCTTCGGTTAAAGAAAGCAGGGATGGATGTGCTTGAAAACCCGTATTTGCTTTCTTGTCAAAAGGATGAGTATAAGCTCGTCTTATTTAAAGATGGCAGAGCACTTGTCCATGGTACAAATGATATGGCAAAAGCAAGAACCATTTATCATCAATGGATTGGCTAA
- the thiD gene encoding bifunctional hydroxymethylpyrimidine kinase/phosphomethylpyrimidine kinase produces the protein MTIKKAFTIAGSDSGGGAGIQADLKTFQELGVYGMSALTAITAQNTLGVHGIYPLSIEALESQIDAVAEDLLPDAVKTGMLWSADMIKTVAKKTVQYEMKLIVDPVMIAKGGASLLNEDAVSAMKTHLLPVSYAVTPNLPEAEVLTGVCIQTKEDRYLAAERLYALGTKHVVIKGGHGPSGGMITDLLYDGKGFVEVTNEHIDTPHTHGTGCTFAAALTAEIAKGHSMREAFETAETFVHEAIKFPLSIGAGHGPTNHFAYQQNRIKR, from the coding sequence ATGACGATCAAAAAAGCATTCACGATCGCGGGTTCTGATTCTGGCGGTGGAGCAGGTATTCAAGCTGATTTGAAAACCTTTCAGGAGCTTGGTGTGTACGGAATGTCTGCGCTCACAGCGATTACAGCACAAAACACACTAGGTGTTCACGGGATATACCCGCTTTCGATTGAGGCGTTAGAAAGTCAAATTGATGCAGTGGCAGAAGACTTACTGCCAGATGCCGTCAAAACAGGGATGCTGTGGAGCGCAGACATGATCAAGACAGTCGCTAAAAAAACGGTTCAATATGAGATGAAGCTGATTGTCGATCCAGTCATGATTGCAAAGGGAGGGGCCTCTTTATTAAATGAAGATGCGGTTTCTGCGATGAAAACACACTTGCTGCCTGTCAGCTATGCCGTAACGCCGAACCTTCCTGAGGCAGAAGTGCTGACCGGCGTGTGCATTCAAACAAAAGAGGATCGCTACCTAGCAGCGGAACGTTTATATGCGCTTGGCACGAAACATGTTGTGATCAAAGGTGGCCATGGTCCATCTGGCGGTATGATTACTGATCTATTGTATGATGGAAAAGGCTTTGTTGAAGTCACAAATGAACATATTGATACACCACATACACATGGCACAGGCTGTACGTTTGCAGCGGCATTAACAGCCGAAATTGCGAAAGGGCACTCCATGAGGGAGGCTTTTGAAACAGCCGAAACCTTTGTTCATGAAGCCATCAAATTTCCTTTAAGTATAGGGGCTGGACACGGACCTACCAACCATTTTGCTTATCAGCAAAACAGGATCAAACGATGA
- the fabI gene encoding enoyl-ACP reductase FabI, with protein sequence MNFSLEGRNIVVMGVANKRSIAWGIARSLHEAGARLIFTYVGDRLAESVKELASTLERDDSIILPCDVTSDEEIEKCFATIKEKVQVIHGVAHAIAFANKEELVGEYLNTNREGFLLAHNISAYSLTAVAKAARPLMTEGGSIVTLTYLGGERVVSNYNVMGVAKAALEASVKYLAADLGAEGIRVNSISAGPIRTLSAKGISGFNTILKDIEERAPLRRTTTPEEVGDTALFLFSDLSRGMTGENLHVDSGFHIIAR encoded by the coding sequence ATGAACTTTTCTTTAGAAGGCCGTAATATTGTGGTGATGGGTGTTGCCAACAAACGAAGCATCGCTTGGGGAATTGCCCGCTCACTTCACGAAGCTGGAGCTCGTTTGATTTTTACTTATGTTGGAGATCGTCTTGCTGAATCTGTAAAAGAACTTGCAAGCACACTTGAGCGCGATGATTCAATCATTCTTCCGTGTGATGTGACAAGTGACGAAGAAATTGAAAAATGTTTCGCTACAATTAAAGAAAAAGTACAAGTCATTCATGGTGTTGCGCATGCAATTGCATTTGCAAACAAAGAAGAGCTTGTCGGTGAATACTTGAACACGAACCGTGAAGGGTTCCTTTTAGCGCACAACATTAGTGCATATTCCTTAACTGCTGTAGCAAAAGCGGCACGACCATTGATGACAGAAGGTGGAAGCATCGTCACGCTTACATACTTAGGCGGAGAGCGTGTGGTTTCTAACTATAACGTAATGGGTGTAGCGAAAGCAGCACTTGAAGCAAGTGTGAAGTATTTAGCAGCTGATCTAGGAGCAGAAGGTATCCGTGTGAACAGTATTTCTGCTGGTCCAATTCGTACGCTGTCTGCAAAAGGCATCAGCGGCTTTAATACCATTCTAAAGGATATTGAAGAGCGTGCACCGCTTCGCCGTACAACGACTCCTGAAGAAGTTGGCGATACAGCTCTATTCTTATTCAGTGATCTATCACGCGGCATGACAGGTGAGAATCTGCACGTTGATTCTGGCTTCCATATCATTGCCCGCTAA
- a CDS encoding CotO family spore coat protein — protein sequence MSNKGDENQKPLMYIVQPSYDDSMPAMQNIVRKRKKSEKRPESNESAKAKDTAEESKQEEPVAQEIEKKKEAEPPELQQEQDITQKSELRQESEVTQERKPQQEEEKPPEGVFHETKEEPRRKRVKKPLSQMSMDEKVDFLTSLPHNMPRALCLIEADGKTYRGIIMDRKEDIVVIRTAGGGNPIELAIGEISSIHPLGF from the coding sequence ATGTCAAATAAAGGTGATGAGAACCAAAAACCGCTTATGTATATTGTTCAGCCGAGCTATGATGATTCAATGCCGGCCATGCAAAATATCGTGAGAAAGAGAAAGAAATCAGAAAAACGGCCAGAAAGCAATGAGAGTGCAAAAGCAAAAGACACGGCCGAAGAAAGTAAGCAAGAGGAACCTGTAGCTCAAGAAATAGAAAAGAAAAAAGAAGCCGAGCCACCTGAGCTTCAGCAAGAACAAGATATTACACAAAAATCTGAACTTAGACAGGAATCAGAGGTTACACAAGAAAGAAAGCCTCAGCAAGAAGAGGAAAAGCCGCCAGAAGGTGTCTTTCATGAAACAAAAGAAGAACCGAGAAGAAAACGAGTGAAAAAGCCTTTAAGTCAGATGAGTATGGATGAAAAAGTGGATTTTCTCACAAGTCTGCCTCATAATATGCCAAGAGCCCTTTGTCTGATCGAAGCTGATGGTAAAACATATAGAGGGATTATTATGGACCGAAAAGAAGATATAGTGGTCATTCGAACAGCAGGCGGAGGAAATCCTATTGAACTAGCCATCGGTGAGATTTCCTCGATTCATCCGCTTGGTTTTTAA
- a CDS encoding CotY/CotZ family spore coat protein — MSRKHSWSCVAEAVENINDLQNAVEEDCPTSCYSNLLSPSHSLGDTVPFVLFTSKSKPFVAFGNVGEVDAGPCFSTAFFRVEHISDHCATLSLLIAFDKDRHILDFTDKDSVCDVFRLEKSKYCIEVDLDCFCAIECLNPRLINRNC, encoded by the coding sequence ATGAGCCGCAAACATTCATGGAGCTGTGTAGCAGAGGCTGTTGAAAATATTAACGACTTACAAAATGCCGTCGAAGAAGATTGCCCGACTAGTTGTTACAGTAATCTCCTTTCTCCATCCCATTCATTAGGTGACACTGTCCCGTTTGTTCTCTTTACATCCAAATCAAAACCATTCGTCGCATTCGGAAACGTCGGAGAAGTTGATGCAGGCCCTTGCTTCAGCACTGCATTTTTCAGAGTCGAACACATCTCTGATCACTGCGCAACACTCAGCTTGCTTATCGCATTTGACAAAGACCGTCATATTTTAGATTTTACAGATAAAGATTCCGTTTGTGATGTGTTCCGATTAGAAAAATCGAAGTATTGCATCGAAGTAGACCTTGACTGCTTCTGCGCAATCGAGTGCTTAAATCCACGCCTCATCAACCGTAACTGCTAA
- a CDS encoding CotY/CotZ family spore coat protein: MSCGKHHGRHDENCVCDAVDKILAEQEAVEDKCPTSCYSNLLSPTVSGKDTIPFLLFDKKGGLFSTFGNIGGFVDDCQCFESIFFRVEKLHDCCATLSVLRPVDVHGHTLSVCHPCDPDFFGLEKTDFCIEVDLNCFCAIQCLNPELVDRVMPTKDKKHHHHG, translated from the coding sequence ATGAGCTGCGGAAAACACCATGGCCGACATGATGAAAACTGTGTATGCGATGCGGTTGATAAGATTTTAGCAGAGCAGGAAGCTGTAGAAGATAAATGTCCTACAAGCTGCTACAGTAATTTATTAAGCCCGACAGTTTCTGGAAAAGATACCATTCCGTTTTTACTTTTTGATAAAAAGGGCGGATTGTTCTCTACTTTCGGAAACATTGGAGGATTTGTTGACGATTGCCAATGCTTCGAATCCATTTTCTTCCGGGTTGAAAAATTACACGACTGCTGTGCTACGTTATCTGTATTAAGACCCGTTGATGTACACGGACATACGCTGAGCGTTTGTCACCCTTGTGACCCTGACTTCTTTGGTTTAGAGAAAACAGATTTTTGCATCGAGGTTGATTTAAACTGCTTCTGTGCGATCCAATGTTTAAATCCAGAACTAGTAGACAGAGTCATGCCAACAAAAGATAAAAAGCATCATCACCACGGCTAA
- a CDS encoding spore coat protein gives MDSKPYSWVALDRNCTHHGDYHNYERKAVCDGHYYDDEDVLQDFDQVSFTKQTSEEVIIVRDSCDINVSSVDAQVAASIQVAVQTAIITITNISIADGDLADRVTQDLLQAATHKQTNRQKLVIENSRNVTVSTIDADISIAIQTLTQTLVATIVAIGIL, from the coding sequence ATGGATTCTAAACCTTACTCTTGGGTCGCTCTAGATCGTAACTGTACACACCACGGCGATTACCACAACTACGAAAGAAAAGCAGTCTGTGACGGGCACTATTATGATGATGAAGATGTCTTGCAAGACTTTGATCAAGTGAGTTTTACAAAGCAGACATCTGAGGAAGTCATTATTGTCAGAGACTCTTGTGACATTAACGTCTCTTCTGTTGATGCACAGGTTGCAGCATCTATCCAAGTAGCTGTTCAAACAGCGATCATCACCATTACAAACATCTCAATCGCAGACGGTGATTTGGCTGACCGCGTGACACAAGATCTTTTACAAGCTGCTACACACAAACAAACAAACCGACAAAAACTTGTCATCGAAAACTCCAGAAACGTTACAGTATCGACAATCGATGCGGACATCTCTATCGCAATTCAAACACTTACTCAAACACTCGTTGCGACAATCGTTGCAATCGGTATCCTCTAA
- a CDS encoding spore coat protein: MAEENEKKEFKINTDVDPLTSLLVSDILNKNNITDDQKADISDDQRRMILKLVEDLQKKADDFVQQQQEKKRQAEAAKHVEEVEPQPQVRPKRHSLRDRIQQRRDAQRNND, translated from the coding sequence GTGGCTGAAGAGAACGAAAAAAAGGAATTTAAAATCAACACTGATGTTGATCCATTAACAAGTCTTCTTGTGAGTGATATTTTAAACAAAAACAATATCACCGATGATCAAAAAGCAGATATATCAGATGATCAGAGAAGAATGATTTTGAAATTAGTTGAGGACTTACAAAAGAAAGCAGATGACTTCGTACAGCAGCAGCAGGAGAAAAAAAGGCAGGCTGAGGCAGCAAAACATGTGGAAGAAGTAGAGCCTCAACCACAAGTACGTCCAAAACGACATTCACTTCGAGATCGTATTCAGCAGCGCCGTGATGCGCAGCGAAACAACGATTAA
- a CDS encoding spore coat protein yields the protein MSIEESADLLYTQLLNELISNYDDFIEIKDSENVTIHKTDVTAALSLQATVTTIITLLIQLLVPDDELATDITDQLLATQQVTVQKKTVIQIINCYNVTITLSDASIMNSVQILTQTLNVLLVEAGIL from the coding sequence TTGTCTATTGAAGAAAGTGCTGATTTATTATACACACAACTGCTAAATGAATTAATCAGCAATTATGATGATTTCATTGAAATAAAAGATTCCGAAAATGTCACGATTCATAAAACAGATGTAACAGCCGCACTCTCCCTTCAAGCGACCGTAACGACAATCATTACTCTTTTAATCCAACTTCTTGTACCAGACGATGAATTGGCTACAGATATCACAGATCAGCTTTTAGCCACACAACAAGTGACAGTCCAAAAGAAAACTGTGATCCAAATCATCAACTGCTATAACGTCACGATTACATTATCAGATGCATCTATTATGAACTCTGTCCAAATTCTCACTCAAACATTGAATGTGCTTTTAGTTGAAGCCGGCATTCTTTGA
- a CDS encoding DUF1360 domain-containing protein: MSGALSFIVFALASFRLTRLIVFDTITAPFRRLFHEEQEEVNEQGEVETYIIIKGKGLRSWIGELLSCYWCTGMWCTAALLLIYILFPVISMWLNLLLAIAAAAGIIEAIVSKLVK; the protein is encoded by the coding sequence CTGAGCGGTGCTTTGTCATTTATCGTGTTTGCCCTCGCATCTTTTAGACTGACGAGGCTGATTGTGTTTGATACGATTACTGCTCCTTTCCGCCGTTTATTTCATGAAGAACAGGAAGAGGTCAATGAACAAGGTGAAGTGGAGACGTATATCATCATTAAAGGGAAAGGACTTCGGTCTTGGATAGGAGAGCTGTTAAGCTGTTATTGGTGTACTGGCATGTGGTGCACTGCTGCTTTACTTCTGATATACATATTATTTCCTGTCATCAGCATGTGGCTTAATTTACTATTAGCGATTGCCGCAGCAGCAGGCATTATTGAAGCAATTGTCTCAAAGCTTGTGAAATAA
- a CDS encoding YjcZ family sporulation protein, giving the protein MSCYGYGGGSCGGYGGGYGGGYGSTFVLVVVLFILLIIVGASFFN; this is encoded by the coding sequence ATGAGTTGTTACGGTTACGGTGGCGGTTCTTGCGGCGGCTACGGCGGAGGTTATGGCGGCGGATATGGATCAACATTTGTTCTTGTCGTCGTGCTTTTCATCCTTCTAATCATCGTTGGTGCTTCTTTCTTTAACTAA
- a CDS encoding stage VI sporulation protein F, giving the protein MDNKFFKSVENKTGVNMNDVFKLAGSLQNANFKDEATVRGVIKKVAQLANKRVPKEMEDKIVQSITSGKEKLDFNTIAKMMNNKK; this is encoded by the coding sequence ATGGATAATAAATTCTTTAAAAGTGTGGAAAATAAAACAGGTGTCAATATGAATGATGTCTTTAAGCTTGCAGGTTCTTTGCAAAATGCCAACTTTAAAGATGAAGCAACAGTTCGAGGCGTCATTAAAAAAGTAGCGCAGCTTGCGAACAAACGTGTACCGAAAGAAATGGAAGACAAAATCGTTCAATCGATTACAAGTGGAAAAGAAAAGCTTGATTTCAATACAATCGCTAAAATGATGAACAACAAAAAATAA
- a CDS encoding ATP-dependent helicase: MKCARRHDRTISLHTYSREHYQFLHDEGKKGHLSCPYCGQPVFFRLNIHEEPAFIHKHMSQQEMCEQTEEQEEQKKNAEQEEQASYKELGGFRFPTGKQIISQTNESYDWQEPKSIQFSDALHLEENEQAHTIDLFPHITFSTPQLQAVTHKDGPMLVLAGAGSGKTRVLTARAAYLMSHHHIPAHHILLVTFTTKASSEMKERLRHQYQLHPSQASQVVTGTFHSLFYKMLLHDDANKWNGQHLIKFDWQKEQYIRKAIMNEGLDEKDYPTDQVLQSIGYWKNAFLPDEFPDLKEEKEKHMWTIYQSYEQQKRDNQQFDFDDMAIACLHMLTEQPELLKRYQERFKYILVDEFQDINPVQYQLIQLLAGESEQLFCVGDDDQAIYAFRGSNPAFILEFKRDYPSAQIVHLHANYRSHHTIVASADAIIKKNQHRYEKTLKAVRAEKIPPTLFYPYDEEEEATMIVADIQEKIQNGAKPNDICVLFRTNTGGRAIYERLHQSAIPYETDAGVKAFYSRRIVRVLLAFLSLSQDADDVAAIKQLLPVFFLKQQTLNTMKALTITEDCSMVDALGKLTDIQPFQRKKLQSIVPLFRTLRTLKPSDAVAFIEQKMGLGDYLKKRVNDTNVLEKGADDVRDVKTAAKRFETIEAFLAHAEHMKSAEKEKTDEPGVQLMTIHRAKGLEFQTVYITCVVDGALPHDFSLDELRNGDEEALEEERRLLYVAMTRAEQSLYLSVPSFRRGKTAHRSRFLYPLLKKNRELFTQKQQAPL; the protein is encoded by the coding sequence TTGAAATGCGCACGACGACATGATCGAACGATCTCATTACATACATATTCGAGAGAACATTATCAATTCCTCCATGACGAGGGAAAAAAAGGGCACTTGTCCTGTCCATATTGCGGACAACCGGTCTTTTTTAGATTAAATATACACGAAGAACCTGCCTTTATTCATAAACATATGTCTCAGCAAGAGATGTGTGAACAAACAGAAGAACAAGAAGAGCAGAAAAAAAACGCAGAGCAAGAGGAACAAGCTTCTTATAAAGAACTTGGGGGCTTCCGTTTTCCAACAGGCAAACAAATCATCTCGCAAACGAATGAATCGTATGACTGGCAGGAACCAAAGTCGATTCAATTTAGCGATGCGTTACATTTAGAAGAGAATGAACAAGCACATACCATCGATCTTTTTCCACATATCACCTTTAGCACGCCGCAGCTTCAAGCTGTCACACATAAAGACGGTCCGATGCTTGTGCTGGCTGGCGCTGGCAGCGGAAAAACAAGAGTCCTGACGGCAAGAGCAGCTTATCTCATGTCACATCATCACATTCCTGCGCATCATATCTTACTCGTGACTTTTACCACAAAAGCCAGCAGTGAAATGAAAGAAAGACTGCGTCATCAATACCAGCTTCATCCATCACAAGCAAGCCAAGTGGTGACAGGCACCTTCCATAGTCTGTTTTATAAAATGCTGCTTCACGATGACGCTAACAAATGGAATGGCCAGCACCTCATTAAGTTTGACTGGCAAAAGGAACAGTACATTCGAAAAGCCATCATGAATGAAGGGCTTGATGAGAAAGACTATCCTACCGATCAAGTGCTGCAATCGATCGGCTATTGGAAAAATGCTTTTTTACCAGATGAATTTCCTGATTTGAAAGAGGAAAAGGAAAAGCACATGTGGACGATCTATCAATCATATGAACAGCAAAAACGAGACAATCAGCAATTTGACTTTGATGACATGGCGATTGCTTGCTTACACATGCTAACAGAACAGCCTGAACTGCTAAAACGATATCAAGAACGATTCAAGTATATTTTGGTCGATGAATTTCAGGATATTAATCCAGTTCAATATCAATTGATTCAGCTGTTAGCTGGAGAATCCGAGCAGCTATTTTGTGTCGGTGATGATGATCAAGCCATTTATGCCTTTAGAGGCAGTAACCCTGCTTTTATTCTTGAATTCAAACGGGACTACCCTTCGGCTCAGATCGTCCATTTACATGCGAATTACCGGTCGCATCATACGATTGTCGCAAGTGCAGATGCTATTATTAAGAAAAATCAGCATCGTTATGAGAAAACGTTAAAAGCTGTGCGTGCGGAGAAAATCCCTCCCACGCTCTTTTATCCATATGACGAGGAAGAGGAAGCGACCATGATCGTGGCAGATATTCAGGAGAAAATTCAAAACGGCGCAAAGCCGAATGATATTTGCGTGCTATTTCGAACGAATACGGGAGGCCGTGCGATTTATGAGCGTCTGCATCAATCCGCGATTCCTTATGAGACGGATGCTGGTGTCAAAGCCTTCTACAGCAGACGAATAGTTCGGGTTCTTCTCGCCTTTCTCTCTTTGAGTCAGGATGCTGATGATGTAGCTGCCATTAAACAGCTGCTACCGGTTTTCTTTTTAAAGCAGCAGACCTTGAATACGATGAAGGCACTAACCATCACGGAAGATTGTTCAATGGTAGACGCGCTCGGAAAATTAACAGACATTCAGCCGTTTCAACGGAAAAAGCTGCAATCAATTGTCCCTCTGTTCCGCACGCTGCGAACGTTAAAGCCGTCTGACGCTGTGGCATTTATTGAACAAAAGATGGGACTTGGTGATTACTTAAAAAAACGAGTGAACGATACGAATGTACTTGAAAAAGGGGCGGATGATGTACGTGATGTGAAAACAGCCGCCAAACGCTTTGAAACAATTGAAGCCTTTCTCGCACATGCCGAACATATGAAATCTGCTGAAAAGGAAAAAACAGACGAACCAGGTGTTCAGCTCATGACGATTCACCGTGCAAAGGGACTGGAATTTCAAACTGTGTACATTACTTGCGTGGTCGACGGAGCATTGCCTCATGATTTCTCACTCGATGAACTCAGAAATGGTGATGAAGAAGCCTTGGAAGAAGAACGTCGTCTATTATACGTGGCCATGACAAGAGCTGAACAATCTCTTTATCTCTCTGTGCCATCATTTAGAAGAGGAAAAACCGCTCACCGCTCGCGTTTTTTATATCCTCTTCTAAAGAAAAATCGAGAATTATTCACACAAAAACAACAGGCCCCCCTTTAA
- a CDS encoding GNAT family N-acetyltransferase translates to MKTVIATAQTQREDAYYVRKEVFVKEQEVPLEIEIDELEDEAIHFVIYNDEMKPQAAARLRIIEGPKAKLERICVLKEARSFGLGHKLLEALEAEAIVNGAKEAVMHAQVQALPFYEKKGYKAVSEPFEEAGITHVKMRKTLSV, encoded by the coding sequence TTGAAAACAGTTATCGCAACAGCACAAACACAACGAGAAGATGCATATTACGTTCGAAAAGAAGTGTTCGTCAAAGAACAAGAAGTCCCGTTAGAGATTGAAATAGATGAACTAGAAGACGAGGCCATTCATTTTGTCATTTATAATGATGAAATGAAGCCTCAGGCAGCTGCTAGATTGCGGATCATTGAAGGACCGAAGGCAAAGCTAGAACGAATTTGTGTGTTAAAAGAGGCGCGTTCTTTCGGCCTTGGGCACAAGCTATTAGAAGCGCTGGAAGCTGAAGCCATTGTAAACGGAGCGAAGGAAGCGGTTATGCACGCACAAGTCCAAGCCCTTCCTTTCTACGAAAAGAAAGGCTACAAAGCCGTATCTGAACCGTTTGAAGAAGCAGGAATCACACATGTCAAAATGAGAAAAACGCTGTCTGTTTGA
- a CDS encoding YjcG family protein yields the protein MKYGVVLFPSKKLQDIANSYRKRYDPNYALIPPHLTLRTPFELTDLEAAEVVSTLREYAKNASPITLRIKKFSSFAPVNNVIYMKVEPNEEITALNEKLYTDPLAGTPEYAFVPHVTVAQKLSDDEHSDVLGTLKLRKIDHEETVDRFHLLYQLENGSWTVYETFILGEEG from the coding sequence ATGAAATACGGAGTTGTTTTATTTCCATCAAAAAAATTGCAAGATATTGCGAACTCTTACCGAAAGCGTTATGATCCGAACTATGCACTCATACCGCCTCATTTAACACTTAGAACACCTTTTGAATTAACGGATCTAGAAGCGGCTGAGGTTGTCTCAACGTTAAGAGAATATGCAAAAAATGCTTCTCCTATTACGTTACGTATTAAAAAATTCAGTTCATTCGCTCCTGTAAACAATGTTATTTATATGAAAGTAGAACCGAACGAGGAAATAACAGCACTTAATGAAAAATTGTATACAGACCCACTTGCTGGTACACCCGAATATGCCTTTGTTCCACATGTGACAGTGGCTCAAAAATTATCAGATGATGAGCATTCGGACGTACTTGGCACATTAAAGCTGAGAAAGATTGACCATGAAGAAACCGTGGATCGCTTCCACCTTTTATATCAATTAGAGAACGGATCTTGGACCGTCTATGAAACATTTATTTTAGGAGAAGAGGGTTAA
- a CDS encoding esterase family protein, producing MVKKTGIIQEETLQSKELGADMTLLIYLPVNYSPLYTYHVIIAQDGHDYFRLGKIGRQAEELMQNKEMERSIIIGVPYENVTERRNTYHPDGTKFEAYKRFLANELVPYIDKHYPTYQIGSGRTFIGDSLGATISLMTAIDYPSLFGGLILQSPYVDESVLEAVKQSTSLSHYAIIHQIGLEETAVKTTDGQVLDFIQPNKDLKSLLEQSGADYLFETFEGDHKWTYWQPLIAPSLKRMLPYSLIN from the coding sequence ATGGTGAAGAAAACAGGCATTATTCAAGAAGAAACTTTACAGTCAAAAGAACTTGGGGCGGATATGACCCTTTTGATCTATTTACCAGTCAATTACTCCCCCCTTTATACATATCATGTCATCATTGCCCAAGATGGTCATGATTATTTCCGCTTAGGCAAAATAGGCAGACAGGCAGAAGAATTGATGCAAAACAAAGAAATGGAACGCTCGATTATCATTGGTGTCCCTTATGAAAATGTCACGGAAAGACGGAATACGTATCATCCAGATGGCACAAAATTTGAAGCATATAAACGCTTTTTAGCAAATGAACTTGTCCCTTATATTGATAAGCACTATCCAACCTATCAAATCGGCTCGGGACGCACGTTTATTGGTGATTCGCTCGGTGCTACGATTTCTCTTATGACAGCGATTGATTATCCTTCTTTATTTGGCGGGCTCATTTTGCAATCTCCTTACGTTGATGAGTCAGTTCTAGAAGCCGTTAAACAGTCGACATCCCTTTCCCATTATGCCATCATTCATCAAATCGGGTTAGAAGAAACGGCTGTGAAAACGACAGATGGCCAAGTGCTTGATTTTATCCAGCCGAACAAAGATTTAAAAAGCCTTCTAGAACAGTCAGGCGCGGATTATTTATTTGAGACGTTCGAAGGGGATCATAAATGGACGTATTGGCAGCCGCTCATTGCGCCTTCGTTAAAAAGAATGCTCCCATATTCGTTAATCAACTGA